One window of Nymphaea colorata isolate Beijing-Zhang1983 chromosome 1, ASM883128v2, whole genome shotgun sequence genomic DNA carries:
- the LOC116244725 gene encoding uncharacterized protein LOC116244725: MAKLFIKQAGLYAEARPSYPPELFLFIASNTPNHGLAWDVGTGNGQAAVSLAGIYRNVVATDTSPTQLALAHRLPNIRYQLTPPSMSLDELTQLVAPQSSVDLVTAAQAIHWFDLPTFYKQVKHVLRRPGGVLAVWCYTKSYVDDAVDAVFHRVFERSIHFSPPECKLISDHYINLDFPFDPIDGEEHTGPFTFESVVLMDLDMYLTYIRSWSVYQNAYQKGVDLLNKQVVRDFENAWGVNEIKPVRFPLHLRIGRVGGKNF; encoded by the exons ATGGCGAAGTTGTTCATCAAACAAGCTGGTCTCTATGCAGAGGCTCGGCCGAGCTACCCTCCAGAACTGTTTCTGTTCATTGCCTCAAATACACCAAACCATGGCCTGGCCTGGGATGTGGGAACGGGGAATGGTCAGGCTGCAGTATCA CTTGCAGGGATATACAGGAATGTGGTGGCAACAGACACTAGCCCCACTCAGTTGGCTTTGGCACACAGGTTGCCCAACATAAGGTATCAGCTCACTCCGCCCTCAATGAGCCTAGATGAGCTCACCCAGTTGGTGGCCCCTCAGTCAAGTGTTGACCTGGTGACTGCAGCCCAGGCCATACACTGGTTCGACCTACCAACCTTCTACAAGCAAGTGAAACACGTCCTTAGAAGACCTGGTGGAGTACTGGCCGTCTGGTGCTACACCAAATCTTATGTTGATGATGCTGTCGATGCCGTTTTCCACCGCGTTTTTGAGAGGTCCATACATTTCTCGCCGCCGGAGTGCAAGCTCATCAGTGATCACTACATAAATCTGGATTTTCCGTTCGACCCCATCGACGGCGAGGAGCACACCGGCCCGTTTACATTCGAGTCCGTAGTCCTCATGGATTTAGACATGTATTTGACGTATATAAGATCATGGTCCGTCTACCAAAATGCGTACCAGAAAGGGGTCGATCTCTTGAATAAGCAGGTTGTGAGGGATTTTGAGAATGCATGGGGAGTGAATGAGATCAAACCGGTTAGGTTTCCTCTTCACCTGCGGATTGGTAGAGTTGGGGGCAAGAACTTCTAA